A window of Pyrobaculum aerophilum str. IM2 contains these coding sequences:
- a CDS encoding NTP transferase domain-containing protein → MKIAPVVLAGGRPGAFEKLTGPLPKTYVKIGGKRLYHYAAEALTSLFGKAYVVTPHPEKLPYTYIEERGEGIEQAIASAESYIGAETHILLAYGDVYTDNSAYRAVVEAAVTAGADGAVIAVPRKSIKGYGVLEAKAGGYLEKVGGEGQWIFGGISLLPRKLVKQIAQWGFYNALNEAAKTLKIAVVPWSGVWHDVNYPEDLIQLLEYTAPKHTYIARTAKVSPTAVLEGPVVVEEGAEIDHYAVIKGPAYIGRGVFIGTHALVRNYADIEEEAVVGSSSEVSHSLIGERATVGRASFISYSVLGPEAVVEPNVVTMSVLREGRERLEPIEVRGATYYKLGALIPKKARVRAGTVLLPGSGWD, encoded by the coding sequence ATGAAAATAGCGCCGGTGGTATTGGCGGGAGGGAGGCCTGGGGCGTTTGAAAAACTGACAGGTCCCCTCCCAAAGACTTATGTAAAGATAGGGGGCAAGAGGCTCTATCACTACGCCGCTGAGGCCTTAACGTCGCTTTTCGGCAAGGCGTATGTGGTGACGCCCCACCCCGAGAAACTGCCGTATACTTACATAGAGGAGAGGGGGGAGGGCATAGAGCAGGCTATAGCATCTGCCGAATCTTACATAGGGGCAGAGACTCACATATTATTGGCCTACGGAGACGTCTACACTGATAACTCCGCCTACAGAGCGGTAGTTGAGGCCGCAGTAACCGCCGGAGCTGACGGCGCAGTAATCGCAGTTCCCAGAAAGAGCATTAAAGGATACGGCGTATTAGAGGCCAAGGCCGGCGGCTATCTTGAAAAAGTGGGGGGTGAGGGGCAATGGATATTCGGCGGGATTTCGCTACTTCCGCGCAAGCTCGTTAAACAAATAGCCCAGTGGGGGTTTTACAACGCTTTAAACGAAGCCGCCAAGACGCTTAAAATAGCCGTAGTGCCCTGGAGCGGAGTTTGGCACGACGTGAACTACCCCGAAGATCTCATTCAACTCCTTGAGTACACGGCGCCAAAACACACTTATATAGCAAGGACGGCCAAGGTGAGCCCCACGGCGGTGTTAGAAGGCCCCGTCGTGGTGGAGGAAGGGGCCGAAATAGATCACTACGCAGTGATAAAGGGCCCCGCCTATATAGGCCGCGGGGTTTTCATAGGCACCCACGCCTTAGTGCGCAACTACGCGGATATTGAAGAGGAGGCCGTGGTGGGCAGCAGCTCCGAGGTGAGCCACAGTTTAATAGGCGAGAGGGCCACGGTGGGCAGGGCGTCGTTTATATCCTACAGCGTGCTGGGGCCCGAGGCCGTGGTGGAGCCAAACGTGGTGACGATGTCTGTATTGAGAGAAGGGCGCGAGAGGCTAGAGCCCATAGAAGTAAGAGGGGCGACGTATTATAAACTAGGCGCCTTAATACCAAAAAAAGCCAGAGTGAGGGCAGGCACAGTGCTCCTGCCAGGCTCCGGCTGGGATTAA
- the glmS gene encoding glutamine--fructose-6-phosphate transaminase (isomerizing): MCGIFGIIFAERPRRPLGEILRRGLERLEYRGYDSAGVAVVDRGLVVKKDAGKVAEVAQRYGFDSLQGVVGLAHTRWATHGKPDQVNAHPHVDCRGVIAVVHNGIIEKYAELKEELMKRGHVFRSETDTEVIAHLVEEYKKQGLDTFSAFKKALSRVRGAYAIALIDAENPRAIYFARNLSPLIIGVGEGFNIVASDIPTVLDHTKRVIAVRDGEYGYITAGEVYIEADGVPQDVAARIEEIPWSAEMATKGGYPHFMLKEIYEQPESLASTAAGLEPAQIETVANALLAARNVYIVGAGTSYHAGLTLAFILPRLRITPIPVISSEYAIYEDLYDKDDLAIAISQSGETIDTIKAVKAMRERGVKVVAVTNVVGSTLSRESDVVLYTRAGPEIGVAATKTFTTQVLTLAAVYLTALRALGHDVAEHQRELKAVPDLARKTIEKTAGTAKELAKRLRQRHSAYYLGRGAALPVAMEGALKLKEVAYLHAEAYPAGESKHGPIALVEEGFPVIFVFSDPNTGEKTLSNVAEMKARGALTIGTVPARSDYAKKLDVAIEVPQTSELFAPILHVIPLQMLAYFTAVERGYDPDKPRNLAKTVTVE, from the coding sequence GTGTGCGGGATTTTCGGCATTATCTTTGCAGAAAGGCCGAGGAGGCCGCTTGGGGAGATATTGAGAAGGGGGCTGGAGAGGCTTGAATACAGGGGATATGACTCAGCCGGCGTTGCCGTGGTGGACAGGGGGCTTGTGGTGAAAAAAGACGCCGGCAAAGTTGCTGAAGTGGCTCAGCGCTATGGCTTTGATTCGCTTCAAGGAGTGGTGGGGCTTGCTCATACTAGGTGGGCCACTCACGGCAAGCCCGACCAAGTCAACGCGCACCCTCATGTGGATTGTAGAGGCGTAATCGCCGTTGTGCACAACGGCATTATTGAGAAGTACGCCGAGTTAAAGGAGGAGCTAATGAAAAGAGGCCACGTATTTCGCTCGGAGACAGACACAGAGGTCATTGCCCACTTAGTGGAGGAGTACAAGAAACAGGGGCTGGACACCTTCTCGGCGTTTAAAAAAGCGCTGTCAAGAGTAAGAGGGGCATATGCCATTGCTCTTATAGACGCCGAAAATCCCCGGGCCATATACTTCGCCAGAAATTTGTCGCCGCTGATTATAGGCGTGGGCGAGGGGTTTAATATAGTGGCAAGCGACATCCCCACAGTACTAGACCACACTAAAAGGGTTATTGCGGTGAGAGACGGGGAGTACGGCTATATAACGGCCGGCGAAGTGTATATTGAAGCCGACGGCGTGCCGCAAGATGTAGCGGCCAGGATCGAGGAAATCCCCTGGAGCGCTGAGATGGCGACTAAGGGCGGCTATCCCCATTTCATGTTGAAGGAGATTTACGAACAGCCCGAGTCTCTGGCGTCGACGGCGGCAGGCCTCGAGCCGGCGCAGATAGAGACCGTGGCTAACGCCCTCCTTGCCGCAAGGAACGTATATATAGTGGGGGCCGGAACGTCTTACCACGCAGGGCTCACTCTCGCCTTTATCCTCCCGAGGCTGAGGATAACCCCCATACCCGTAATTTCCTCGGAATATGCCATTTATGAAGACCTATACGACAAAGACGACTTGGCTATTGCGATTTCCCAGTCCGGGGAGACTATTGACACAATAAAGGCAGTTAAGGCCATGAGGGAGAGGGGGGTGAAGGTTGTTGCCGTCACTAACGTAGTGGGTAGCACTTTGTCGAGAGAGAGCGACGTGGTGCTCTACACAAGAGCCGGACCGGAGATCGGAGTAGCCGCTACGAAGACCTTCACGACGCAAGTATTGACGCTGGCCGCGGTATACCTCACAGCGCTGAGGGCCTTGGGCCACGACGTTGCTGAACATCAGCGGGAGCTGAAAGCCGTTCCCGACTTGGCGAGGAAAACAATAGAGAAAACCGCCGGCACTGCTAAAGAGCTGGCCAAGAGACTGAGGCAGAGGCACAGCGCTTACTATTTGGGGAGGGGTGCCGCCTTGCCCGTCGCCATGGAGGGGGCGTTGAAACTTAAAGAAGTGGCGTATTTACACGCCGAGGCCTATCCCGCGGGCGAGTCAAAACACGGCCCTATAGCGCTTGTAGAAGAGGGCTTCCCCGTAATATTCGTCTTCTCAGATCCCAACACCGGCGAGAAGACGCTGAGCAACGTGGCGGAGATGAAGGCGAGGGGGGCATTAACTATAGGCACAGTGCCCGCCAGAAGCGACTACGCGAAAAAGCTGGACGTGGCAATAGAAGTGCCTCAGACCAGCGAATTATTCGCGCCAATACTCCACGTGATACCGTTGCAAATGTTGGCGTATTTCACAGCGGTGGAAAGGGGCTACGACCCCGACAAGCCTAGAAATCTGGCGAAAACAGTCACGGTGGAGTGA
- a CDS encoding STT3 domain-containing protein has translation MDKKEKTSPLRRPAESLLVVVPALLAMFAIALYARMYRVFLWGWWLDEFDPYIRYYLAKYTLQHGVGWWWSGAHFTQFWYPYGVDWGKVLLPGTSFYGLFVHSILAPFGVDLWHAVIAAPAIMNALAVFSAFYLGYRIGGQLGVANGGIRVGLITALLVAIMPAYIERGLSAWFDDEPISLFLIPLGLALLIDGLKRPWAGALAGAALGYIAWTWGAHFYLWNLVGLYALVLPTYYYLKLVFTRSQRAARKGRQQTPQPLELPFSARNLFLSYLLFYVVYALFVATIPRYGVESLISAFNILPTFGLVVTATVWLLDKLLGAARTVELLRRYVWIILALALAGVLVFITAVAMGLIGGKFLATLLPFGRSAIVASVAEHSTTQFYQILIRYGPVLPFIIASVPYLFTPGGLIALSYLLTASYAAATMVRLLVLLAPIAAVTAAIGIVKLLDSKRLGFLALAASTISLVILLVSAFSVASQPTQIVTSAVGFVSDDFLDALMWLKTRLPPYEPVASWWDYGYWISVVGNKTSLADNSTINATQIGKIGLGMMAPPEIGASIFTKQFKTKYILAIMPYSTYRITLQTQLVPVLVHDYPPGGDFLKSYWMTRIALENVKEAASILGASPGMSPDDFIYTRVMSYPGPPPGSYAYFTIEGNYYPVPLNLNRTLYAMLFSKVRFFPIYGNNTQYLSWIFEGVEQGGAFTSFRRLQLTGGNVYLPVDATQRLQGITTYVIQGWTLRGVDVVIDPLTGRTENIPFITAQTGPLRLVYVSRPNGWVVVYQITT, from the coding sequence ATGGACAAAAAAGAAAAGACGTCACCCCTGCGGCGGCCTGCGGAAAGCCTCCTCGTAGTGGTGCCAGCCCTCCTCGCGATGTTCGCCATAGCTTTATACGCCAGGATGTACAGAGTATTTCTATGGGGGTGGTGGCTTGACGAGTTTGACCCCTACATCAGATACTACCTCGCCAAATACACCCTTCAACACGGCGTAGGGTGGTGGTGGAGCGGGGCGCACTTTACGCAGTTCTGGTATCCATACGGCGTAGACTGGGGAAAGGTCCTCCTGCCTGGAACATCTTTCTACGGCCTATTTGTGCACTCAATTCTGGCCCCCTTCGGCGTGGATTTGTGGCACGCAGTGATAGCGGCGCCGGCTATTATGAACGCCCTAGCCGTCTTCTCGGCGTTTTATTTGGGGTATAGAATAGGCGGCCAGCTCGGCGTCGCTAACGGCGGGATTAGAGTAGGGCTCATAACGGCTTTGCTCGTCGCCATAATGCCGGCGTATATTGAACGCGGCTTATCCGCTTGGTTTGACGACGAGCCCATCAGCCTCTTCCTAATCCCCCTGGGCCTCGCCCTCCTAATAGACGGGCTGAAAAGGCCATGGGCTGGCGCCTTGGCTGGAGCGGCCCTGGGCTATATAGCGTGGACTTGGGGGGCGCATTTCTACTTGTGGAATCTAGTCGGCCTATACGCCCTGGTCCTCCCCACGTATTACTACTTAAAACTTGTCTTCACTAGAAGCCAGAGAGCCGCCAGGAAGGGAAGGCAACAGACTCCTCAACCGTTGGAATTGCCCTTCAGCGCGAGGAATTTATTTCTATCTTACCTGTTGTTCTACGTCGTCTACGCCCTGTTTGTTGCCACAATACCCCGTTACGGCGTTGAGAGTTTAATAAGCGCTTTTAACATCCTACCCACCTTCGGCCTCGTCGTTACGGCGACGGTTTGGCTATTAGACAAATTATTAGGCGCCGCCCGCACCGTAGAGCTCCTCAGGAGGTACGTCTGGATCATACTCGCGCTGGCGCTAGCCGGAGTATTGGTTTTTATAACCGCAGTGGCCATGGGCCTTATAGGGGGGAAGTTCTTAGCCACTCTGCTCCCGTTCGGGAGGTCTGCCATTGTGGCCAGCGTGGCTGAGCACAGCACAACGCAGTTCTACCAGATCCTCATCCGGTACGGCCCCGTCTTGCCCTTCATAATCGCCTCAGTCCCCTACCTCTTCACGCCAGGGGGGTTAATCGCGCTGTCCTACCTCCTCACGGCCAGCTACGCCGCCGCTACCATGGTCCGCCTATTAGTATTGCTGGCGCCTATTGCCGCAGTAACAGCCGCAATCGGCATCGTGAAATTATTAGACAGCAAAAGGCTTGGCTTCTTGGCACTGGCGGCCTCCACAATTTCACTCGTGATATTGCTGGTCTCCGCCTTCAGCGTCGCCTCACAGCCCACACAAATAGTCACATCGGCTGTCGGCTTTGTCAGCGACGACTTCCTCGACGCCTTGATGTGGCTAAAAACTAGGTTACCGCCCTACGAGCCGGTGGCCTCGTGGTGGGACTACGGCTACTGGATCTCCGTCGTTGGCAACAAGACCAGTCTGGCTGACAACTCCACTATAAACGCGACGCAAATAGGCAAAATAGGACTCGGCATGATGGCGCCGCCGGAAATCGGCGCCAGTATTTTCACTAAACAGTTCAAAACTAAGTATATTTTGGCGATAATGCCATATTCCACTTATCGAATTACTCTACAAACACAATTAGTGCCTGTATTAGTGCACGATTATCCCCCTGGGGGAGATTTCTTAAAGTCCTACTGGATGACGCGAATAGCGCTTGAGAACGTCAAGGAAGCGGCCTCTATACTAGGGGCATCTCCAGGCATGAGCCCTGACGATTTCATTTACACTAGAGTTATGTCCTATCCCGGACCCCCGCCTGGCTCATATGCCTATTTCACAATAGAGGGGAATTACTACCCCGTTCCTCTCAATCTCAATAGGACTTTGTACGCCATGTTGTTCTCAAAGGTGAGGTTCTTCCCCATATACGGCAACAATACTCAATATTTGTCGTGGATATTTGAAGGCGTTGAGCAGGGCGGGGCCTTCACCTCATTTAGAAGATTACAACTAACGGGCGGCAACGTCTACTTGCCAGTTGACGCAACTCAGAGGCTACAGGGTATAACGACCTATGTAATACAGGGGTGGACTCTGCGCGGAGTAGATGTAGTAATCGACCCGCTTACTGGGAGGACGGAAAATATACCATTTATAACTGCGCAGACAGGGCCATTGAGGCTTGTTTACGTCTCTAGGCCGAACGGCTGGGTAGTCGTCTATCAAATTACGACGTGA
- a CDS encoding RNA-protein complex protein Nop10 has protein sequence MKSLLRRCVNCGEYTLSKDKCPRCGGAVRVPHPPKFSPEDKYQKYRILQKLLMGKLPIRDETKERLLRDLTS, from the coding sequence ATGAAATCTCTTTTACGCCGCTGTGTTAACTGCGGGGAGTATACTCTGTCAAAAGACAAATGCCCTAGGTGCGGAGGCGCTGTAAGAGTTCCCCACCCGCCTAAATTCTCCCCAGAGGACAAATATCAGAAATACAGAATACTCCAAAAACTATTAATGGGAAAGCTCCCAATCCGCGACGAGACTAAGGAGAGGCTTTTGAGAGATCTCACGTCGTAA
- a CDS encoding translation initiation factor IF-2 subunit alpha, producing MRLVKKEFPDVGELVIGTVKKIAEHGAYVYLDEYDLEAFAPTQEIVQSWFHSIRDYVKEGNKTVFKVISVNPKMRVVEVSLKRVRVDEKEKKLLLYRHRVRVLKLLEIAMKKLNRPAEEALKVMWYLEEQFGDPFKVFEEVVKTGPHVLDDLQLDAKLKEIIIELARQQVELPPTKISGIIKIVSVEGDGVEKIKAALIELEKTLREKFPQISTKIYVVGPPRYRIDLTGQQPKQVEAAFSEAANILQALQKKYKVIGNIQRIEQ from the coding sequence ATGCGGCTTGTGAAAAAAGAGTTCCCAGATGTGGGTGAGCTGGTCATAGGCACTGTTAAGAAAATAGCAGAACACGGGGCTTATGTATACCTCGACGAGTACGACTTAGAGGCCTTTGCCCCTACCCAGGAGATTGTCCAGTCGTGGTTTCACTCTATTAGAGACTACGTGAAAGAGGGCAACAAGACGGTGTTTAAAGTAATCAGCGTGAATCCAAAAATGAGAGTTGTGGAGGTGTCTTTAAAGCGAGTCCGTGTAGACGAGAAGGAGAAAAAGCTGTTGCTATATAGGCATAGAGTTAGGGTCTTGAAGCTTTTGGAAATAGCGATGAAGAAGTTAAACCGGCCCGCCGAGGAGGCCCTCAAGGTAATGTGGTATTTAGAGGAGCAATTCGGCGACCCGTTTAAAGTATTTGAAGAGGTAGTCAAGACGGGCCCTCATGTTCTGGACGACCTCCAGCTGGACGCTAAGCTGAAGGAGATAATTATTGAACTCGCAAGGCAACAAGTAGAGCTCCCGCCGACAAAAATATCGGGCATTATAAAAATAGTAAGCGTTGAGGGCGACGGCGTTGAGAAAATTAAAGCGGCTCTTATAGAGCTTGAGAAAACGCTTCGGGAGAAATTCCCACAGATATCGACAAAGATATATGTAGTAGGTCCCCCCCGCTACCGAATTGACCTGACAGGCCAACAGCCTAAACAAGTCGAGGCTGCTTTCTCAGAGGCGGCGAATATACTCCAAGCTTTGCAGAAGAAGTACAAGGTAATTGGGAATATACAGCGCATTGAACAATGA
- a CDS encoding 30S ribosomal protein S27e, whose product MPVRFSKVLIPQPKSKFIKTRCPDCGNEQITFSHAAMVVRCLVCGRVLAIPTGGKAKLAGHVVKVLE is encoded by the coding sequence ATGCCAGTTAGATTTAGCAAAGTCCTAATACCACAGCCCAAGTCGAAATTCATAAAGACCAGGTGTCCAGACTGCGGCAACGAGCAAATCACCTTCAGCCACGCCGCCATGGTGGTCCGCTGTCTTGTCTGCGGCCGCGTCTTGGCAATTCCCACGGGGGGGAAGGCCAAGCTGGCCGGCCACGTCGTTAAAGTACTGGAATAG
- a CDS encoding 50S ribosomal protein L44e — protein sequence MRFPKSVNMYCPRCNAYTKHNVSNYHAGQRRSLAEGQRRYERKLKGYGSTPKPKQKRFAKVNKKVTLVFTCSKCGYKIIKSLGRMKKVELV from the coding sequence ATGCGCTTTCCCAAGAGCGTAAATATGTACTGTCCCCGTTGTAATGCTTACACGAAACACAACGTTTCGAACTACCACGCAGGGCAGAGGCGTAGTTTGGCAGAAGGTCAGCGCAGATATGAGAGAAAGCTGAAGGGCTATGGCTCAACGCCTAAGCCGAAGCAAAAACGCTTTGCGAAAGTCAACAAGAAAGTTACGCTGGTGTTTACCTGTAGCAAATGCGGATATAAGATAATTAAGAGCTTGGGCAGAATGAAGAAAGTAGAACTGGTATAA
- the priS gene encoding DNA primase catalytic subunit PriS: MIVEVFFRNFYRNFAKFEIDAVDKREFAFQPFSGGMVRHKSFKSLEDLRKFVVEKTPRHIYHSAAYYERPGEEDMERKGWIGADLIFDIDGDHLDTEACRESKIVSLRCLEDAREEANKLIDVLIQELDLKPTRIVFSGNRGFHIHVSSEEVMKLGSRERRELVNYLKAVGFDPSRFIAKLGRRKVVLYEEEAVGNLLRIKQGVEDARAMKVEIDEVVTQDIHRLIRAPGSLNGKTGLVALPISLKELDKGVEYIVDKAIAFRKGHLKFKFEKPVEGPVLFEKVGGREGDVKVLPAYVAIYLELQEFGKIYD, from the coding sequence GTGATAGTGGAAGTATTTTTCCGCAATTTCTACAGGAATTTCGCGAAGTTTGAAATAGACGCAGTGGATAAGAGGGAGTTCGCCTTCCAGCCCTTTTCCGGCGGGATGGTTAGGCACAAGTCGTTTAAATCGCTGGAAGATCTCAGGAAATTTGTAGTGGAGAAGACGCCGAGGCATATATACCACTCAGCGGCGTATTACGAAAGGCCGGGGGAGGAGGACATGGAGAGAAAGGGGTGGATAGGCGCCGATTTGATTTTCGACATAGACGGCGATCATTTAGATACCGAGGCGTGTAGAGAGAGCAAAATTGTGTCGTTGCGGTGTTTAGAAGACGCCAGAGAGGAGGCGAATAAACTAATTGACGTGTTAATACAAGAGCTAGACCTCAAGCCAACTCGAATAGTGTTCTCGGGGAACAGAGGCTTTCACATACATGTCTCCAGCGAAGAGGTGATGAAACTGGGCTCCCGGGAGAGGAGAGAGCTTGTGAACTATTTAAAGGCTGTGGGGTTTGATCCATCGCGGTTTATAGCAAAACTGGGAAGGAGGAAGGTGGTATTATACGAAGAGGAGGCCGTGGGAAATTTGCTGAGAATTAAACAAGGCGTAGAGGACGCGAGGGCGATGAAAGTAGAAATAGATGAAGTCGTGACGCAAGATATACACAGGCTGATCAGAGCGCCCGGGTCTCTCAACGGCAAGACTGGGCTCGTGGCGTTGCCCATCTCCCTCAAGGAGTTGGACAAGGGCGTTGAGTATATTGTGGACAAAGCAATAGCTTTTAGAAAAGGCCATTTGAAATTTAAATTCGAGAAGCCAGTTGAGGGCCCAGTCTTGTTTGAAAAAGTAGGGGGGCGTGAAGGCGACGTCAAAGTATTACCTGCCTATGTGGCTATATATTTAGAACTCCAGGAGTTTGGGAAAATATATGATTGA
- the pcn gene encoding proliferating cell nuclear antigen (pcna) encodes MAKQVLTYIDAKEFAYIIDSISVLVEEANFLIRNDGLYLRALDVSRTAMVDLAIPKESFEEFPEVEELRFGLNFKELKKLLRRVKKGDKISMEFEEGRVRIKLIGKSVRSIVVPSIEVVGEELPTPKVVYTAMVKAASDVLATAVKDADAVADEVKFEASEEALIISASSDKGEVEVKLDKNSELVYEFDVKEPASARFSLEYLVDITSKTSKISDIVTIELATAKPIYLSFDIPAGGKISYFIAPRVE; translated from the coding sequence ATGGCTAAGCAAGTGCTGACTTATATTGACGCCAAGGAGTTCGCGTATATTATAGACTCCATATCTGTACTCGTAGAGGAGGCGAATTTCTTAATACGCAACGACGGCTTATACCTCCGGGCGCTTGACGTCTCTAGGACCGCCATGGTGGACTTGGCAATTCCAAAGGAGTCCTTTGAGGAGTTCCCCGAGGTGGAGGAGCTGAGATTTGGCTTAAACTTCAAGGAGTTGAAAAAATTGCTCAGGAGAGTGAAAAAGGGAGATAAGATATCAATGGAGTTTGAAGAGGGGAGAGTGAGGATTAAGCTCATAGGGAAGTCTGTTAGGTCTATTGTAGTGCCCTCTATTGAGGTAGTCGGCGAGGAGCTCCCCACTCCCAAGGTGGTGTATACCGCAATGGTGAAGGCGGCGAGCGACGTCTTGGCAACGGCTGTGAAAGACGCAGATGCGGTAGCCGATGAGGTTAAATTTGAAGCCAGCGAGGAGGCGCTTATAATAAGCGCCTCTAGCGACAAGGGAGAGGTGGAGGTGAAGCTCGATAAAAACAGCGAGTTAGTGTATGAATTCGACGTGAAAGAGCCTGCCTCTGCGAGATTCTCCCTGGAGTACTTAGTGGACATAACGAGCAAAACCTCTAAAATAAGCGATATAGTTACTATAGAGCTGGCAACGGCAAAGCCCATCTATTTGTCATTTGACATACCCGCAGGGGGCAAGATCTCATATTTCATCGCGCCGAGGGTGGAGTGA
- a CDS encoding transcription factor S: MRFCPNDKSLLIPVRKGNVTVLRCPKCGYEEEVSQDVKNRYQSKTAVESRNSVIVVADTTPNLPKVKTRGCPKCGHDEAYVWVQQTRAADEPPTRFYRCTKCGYTWREYE; encoded by the coding sequence ATGAGATTTTGTCCTAACGATAAGAGTTTATTAATCCCAGTTAGGAAGGGCAATGTAACAGTGTTAAGATGTCCTAAGTGCGGCTACGAGGAGGAGGTGTCTCAAGACGTCAAGAACCGCTACCAGAGCAAAACCGCCGTGGAAAGCAGAAATTCTGTTATCGTCGTAGCGGACACAACGCCTAATTTGCCAAAGGTCAAGACCCGGGGCTGTCCTAAGTGCGGCCATGACGAGGCGTATGTATGGGTCCAGCAAACCAGAGCCGCCGATGAGCCCCCCACCCGTTTCTACAGGTGTACAAAATGCGGATATACATGGCGCGAATATGAATGA
- a CDS encoding 30S ribosomal protein S19e: MPSVKDVPADLLIAELARYIKENVPQVKPPVWAPFVKTGANKERPPMNPDWWYIRAASLLRKLYLHGPAGIGSLRTAYGYRAKIGDKMRPERTRKAGGAIIRKILQQLEQAGYVAKTKQGRVLTPEGRSLVDRIATKIAKELVKSRPELVKYLAPPKE; encoded by the coding sequence ATGCCATCGGTCAAAGACGTGCCGGCGGATTTACTAATTGCGGAGTTGGCCAGGTACATAAAGGAGAACGTGCCCCAAGTAAAGCCTCCAGTGTGGGCGCCCTTTGTGAAAACAGGCGCCAATAAGGAGAGGCCTCCCATGAATCCAGACTGGTGGTATATAAGGGCAGCTTCTCTATTGAGAAAGCTTTACCTCCACGGACCCGCGGGAATTGGCAGTCTCAGGACGGCGTATGGGTACAGGGCTAAGATTGGGGACAAGATGAGGCCGGAGAGGACGAGGAAAGCGGGAGGGGCTATAATTAGGAAAATACTACAACAGCTGGAACAAGCTGGCTATGTGGCAAAGACAAAACAGGGCAGAGTCTTAACCCCGGAGGGGAGATCGTTAGTGGACAGAATTGCAACAAAAATAGCGAAGGAGCTCGTTAAGTCGAGGCCGGAGCTCGTTAAATACTTGGCGCCGCCCAAGGAGTAA
- a CDS encoding DNA-binding protein, whose amino-acid sequence MSEGSFEDRELEEIRRKKLEELQKKAELERQAQIVAAQRRIALKKILTPEALARLDNIRVVRPELAEALEQQLINLAATGRVRVPIDEETLKKILEAVYSQTRREYRFRL is encoded by the coding sequence ATGTCTGAGGGGAGTTTTGAAGACAGAGAGCTGGAGGAAATCCGCCGTAAAAAGCTAGAAGAGCTTCAGAAGAAGGCGGAGTTAGAGCGCCAGGCCCAGATAGTCGCGGCGCAGAGGAGAATCGCGCTTAAGAAAATACTCACCCCGGAGGCCCTTGCCAGGCTGGATAATATCAGAGTAGTGAGACCGGAGCTGGCCGAGGCGTTGGAACAACAGCTCATAAACCTGGCCGCCACCGGGAGGGTGAGGGTGCCTATTGACGAGGAGACTTTAAAAAAGATTCTAGAGGCAGTCTACAGCCAGACGCGGCGGGAGTACAGATTTAGGCTATAG
- a CDS encoding phosphoglycerol geranylgeranyltransferase, which yields MNLYEYLLEGVRHFTLIDPDKSVDYLKIAKYALEAGTDGILIGGSLGIRESQIAQVVKDIKNISNVPVVLFPGSLTQLTDLADGVLFLSVLNSLDPYFIIGAQIQGAVLIAKHYPRLEVISTAYIIVGDGGAAGFVSMSKPIPYTRPDIAAAYALAANYIGFKAVYLEAGSGASQPVPPEMVRAVRRAFPRVLIVGGGIKSGEIARAIARERPNVIVTGTLAEESPEKLGEIVRAIKQA from the coding sequence ATGAACCTATATGAATATTTACTTGAGGGGGTTAGGCACTTCACCCTCATTGATCCTGATAAATCTGTTGATTACTTGAAAATTGCGAAATACGCGCTTGAGGCTGGCACAGACGGCATTTTAATAGGCGGCTCCCTTGGAATAAGAGAGAGCCAAATTGCCCAGGTAGTTAAAGACATTAAAAACATATCCAACGTCCCCGTTGTTCTATTCCCCGGCTCGCTGACTCAATTAACCGACTTAGCTGACGGCGTGCTTTTCTTAAGCGTTTTAAATTCGCTAGATCCGTATTTCATAATAGGGGCGCAGATCCAGGGGGCGGTTCTTATAGCTAAACACTACCCGAGGCTTGAGGTCATATCTACGGCGTATATAATTGTGGGAGACGGAGGGGCTGCGGGCTTTGTCTCTATGAGCAAGCCGATTCCGTATACAAGACCCGACATAGCTGCCGCTTATGCCCTCGCCGCTAATTACATAGGATTTAAAGCGGTATACCTAGAGGCTGGCAGCGGCGCCTCCCAGCCAGTGCCGCCTGAAATGGTACGCGCAGTGAGGAGGGCGTTTCCCAGAGTTTTAATTGTAGGCGGAGGGATAAAAAGCGGGGAAATAGCCAGGGCTATTGCCCGCGAGAGGCCCAATGTGATTGTGACTGGGACTCTAGCCGAGGAGTCGCCTGAAAAACTAGGCGAGATAGTGCGGGCGATAAAACAAGCTTAA